The sequence GTCGCAGCAGCGCGGTGTGCCAGGCGACCGGGGCGCCCCAGTCGTGCCCGACGACGAACGCCTGCTCCTCTCCCAGGGCCCGGATCAGCCCGACGACATCGCCGACCAGGTGGAAAATGGTGTAGGCGCTGACGTCGTCGGGGTGGTCGCTGCGGCCGTAGCCACGCTGGTCGGGTGCGACCACCCGGAAACCGGCGTCGGCCAGCGGGCCGAACTGGTGGTGCCAGGAGTGCCAGGACTCGGGGAAGCCGTGCAGCAGCACCACCAGGGGGCCGCTGCCCTGCTCGGCGATGTGCAGCCGGATTCCGTTCACGTCGATCATGCGATGCTCAACCATGTGCATGAGCGTACGCGTCATGATCGTCGGGCGTTGGAGGGCGGCCGGAACCCGGTCGCCAGTCAGCCGGCCGGTGGGGGCTCTTCGCCGAAGACCCAGGGCGCCAGGACGACCAGCCAGCCGTCCGGGTCCTCGAAGAGAACGGCGCCGTGCTGCGGCCAGTAGGGATTCGCGGAGGGGACGGGGCTGTGCCCGTGCTCGGTGAGCCGCCGGGCGACGACGGCGACGGCCTCGGGGCCACGCAGATAGAGCACCAGCTGGTTCTCCGGGTGCGGGTCGGGGATGCGGGGCGGCGCGCCGTGCTGCAACAGCTCCATGTGCACCGGTGTGCCCGGCAGCCCGAGGACGATGCCGTCGTAGCCCTGGTGGCCGCGCCACTGAGCGAGTACCGGCAGGCCGAGGACGTCCCGGTAGAAGATCAGGACTCGTAATGCGCGGTCGGCCGGGCGAAGCGGACCGCTCCCACGTCGAGGTGGCTGGGCCAGGAGTGATGCATGTACCGATGCTGACATGTACCCACCGGAGGGCAAATCGGGCTTTGGGCCTACGATCGCAGGAGCGGGTCCGCTCGGCTTCCAGAAAGCCGGCGGAGTGCTCCCTGAGGGACGGCGGAAGGGAGGCGCCGACGATGGCACACATGCTGATCAGGGGAGATGACCTGGTCGTACGGCTGGCTCTGTGGGAGCGGGCGGCCGTACGGTGCGGCGACGTACGGGTGCCGCTGGCGGCGGTGCGCCGGGTGACGGTCGAACCGGCCTGGTGGCGGGCCCTTCGCGGCATCCGGGAGCGCGGCGTCCGCATCCCCGGCGTCCTGTGCCTCGGCACACGCGGCCATCACGGCGGGCGGGACTTCGTGGCGGTGCGGCCCGGCAGACCCGTGGTGTGCGTGGAGCTGTGGCCGTCGGCGCCCTTCCGGCTGCTCGCCGTGGCCGAGAGGAGTGATCGGGACGCCAGGGTCCTGGCTCGCGAGCTGCGCCGGGACGCACCGAGGACCGACACCTCCACGCCGTGCCGGCAGCCGCTGCCCGTGCCCGAGGAGGCGGAGGGACGTCCCGCCGTCATGCCTGTCCTGGAGTCGACGGACCTCACCCGCGCCGGTCACCGTGCCCTGCGCGCGTGAGGCCGGGACAGCCGCTGCCGCTCGCCCCGCCGGATCGGGGCCGATCACGGCCGAGCGGGTTCAGCGCGGGTGGCGGCGGCCCGGTGACCTCCACATGGGCCGGACGGAGCAGCCCGGGACCGAGCCGGTAGCCGGGGCGCAGGATCTTCGTGCAGATCAGCTGGTCGGCGCCGGGGGAGATGTGATGGGTGACGGCGTCGTGGCACGCGGGGTCGAAGGGGTCGCCCTCCTTCCCGAACGCCTCAAGTCCCAGAGCGCCCACCTGGGTCCGCAGGGTGTCGGCGATGTCCTTCAGGCCCGTCGTCACGGGTTCGTGCACGCAGGCGCGGTCGACGGAGTCCAGGACGGGCAGCAGGGCACGCAGGACGTTGGTGACGGCGATCTCACGTACGGCGATGCGGTCGCGGCGCACCCGCTTGCGGTAGTTGTCGTACTCGGCCTTCACCCGCTGCAGGTCGGCCGTGCGCTCCTCCAGCAGACGCTGCAGCTGGGCGGGGTCCCTGGTCCGCACCCGGCCCTTGTCCATCGTCAGCCCGCCTCCGGCTTGTCGTCGTCGACGATCTCGGCGTCCACCACCTCTTCGTCCGAGGAGGCGGCGGCGGAGGCGCCCGACGACGGGCCCGCACCGGAGGCCGCCTGCCCCTCCGTGCGGGACCTCTCGTACATCGCCGTGCCGATCTTCTGCGCCGCCTCGGCCGCACGCTCCATGGCCTGCCGGATCGCGGCCGTGTCCTCGCCCTTCAGCTTCTCCTTCAACTCGGTGAGCGCGCTCTCCGTCTCGGTCTTCGCGTCCGCCGGGATCTTCTCGGGGTTGTCCCTGATGAGCTTCTCGGTGGAGTAGACGAGCTGTTCGGCCTGGTTACGGGTCTCCGCGTCCTCCCGGCGCCTGCGGTCCTCCTCCGCGTGCTGCTCCGCCTCGCGGACCATCCGGTCGATGTCGTCCTTGGGCAGCGCCGAGCCGCCGGTGACGGTCATCTTCTGTTCCTTGCCGGTGCCGAGGTCCTTGGCGGAGACGTGCATGATGCCGTTGGCGTCGATGTCGAAGGCGACCTCGATCTGCGGGACACCGCGCGGCGCGGGCGCGATGCCCGTCAGCTCGAACATGCCGAGCTTCTTGTTGTACGCGGCGATCTCCCGCTCGCCCTGGTAGACCTGCACGCTCACCGAGGGCTGGTTGTCCTCGGCGGTGGTGAAGATCTCCGAACGGCGGGTCGGTATCGTGGTGTTGCGCTCGATCAGCTTGGTCATGATGCCGCCCTTGGTCTCGATGCCCAGGGACAGCGGAGTGACGTCCAGCAGCAGGATGTCCTTGACCTCGCCCTTGAGGACACCGGCCTGGAGCGAGGCGCCGACGGCCACCACCTCGTCCGGGTTCACGCCCTTGTGCGGGTCCTTGCCGGTCAGCTGCCGCACCAGGTCCGTGACCGCGGGCATACGGGTCGAACCGCCGACCAGGATGACGTGGTCGATGTCGGACACCTTGATCCCGGCGTCCTTGACCGCGTTGTGGAACGGAGCCTTGCAGCGGTCCAGCAGGTCCGACGTCAGCTGCTGGAACTGGGCGCGGCTGAGTTTCTCGTCCAGGTGCAGCGGGCCCTCCGGGGAGGCCGTGATGTAGGGGAGGTTGATGTTCGTCTCCGTCGAGCTGGACAGCTCGACCTTGGCCCGCTCCGCGGCCTCCCTCAGCCGCTGGACGGCCATCTTGTCCTTGGCGAGATCGATGCCGTAGTTGTTCTTGAAGGTCGTGACCAGGTGGTCGACGACGCGCTGGTCCCAGTCGTCGCCGCCGAGGTGTGTGTCGCCGTTGGTGGCCTTGACCTCGATGACGCCCTCGCCGATCTCCAGCAGGGACACGTCGAAGGTGCCGCCGCCCAGGTCGAAGACGAGGACCGTCTGGTCGTTCTCCTTGTCCAGCCCGTACGCCAGCGCCGCCGCCGTCGGCTCGTTGATGATCCGCAGCACGTTCAGGCCGGCGATCTCCCCGGCCTCCTTGGTCGCCTGCCGCTGGGCGTCGTCGAAGTAGGCGGGGACGGTGACCACCGCGTCGGTGACGTCCTCGCCCAGGTGCGCCTCCGCGTCCCGCTTGAGCTTCTGCAGCACGCGTGCGGAGATCTCCTGCGCCGTGTAGCGCTTGCCGTCGACGTCACCGTGCTGGGGGAAATGCCAGCTGTGATGGCCCATGTACCGCTTCACGGAACGTGCGGTGCGGTCGACGTTGGTGACCGCCTGCCGCTTGGCGACCTCTCCGACCAGCACCTCGCCGTTCTTCGCGAAGGCCACGACCGAGGGTGTCGTCCGGGCCCCTTCCGCGTTGGTGACGACGGTGGGCTCGCCGCCTTCGAGGACCGAGACCACGGAGTTCGTCGTTCCCAGGTCTATGCCGACTGGACGCGCCATCTGGACTCACCCTCTTCGTCTGTGGGCGGTGCAGCACTTCCATCTTCGACCACCTGGCCGACCACTGCGAGCTGCTGATTTCGGACGCGGGGAGGGACGAAGCCGACCGCGGCGGGCGTCAGTGACTCACTGTGCACCGGGCCGCGACTCATAGTGCAGGCAGTGGAAGCGGCCGTTCTCCTCGAGCCCGGCGGGGTCATGGCCCAGCGCCCGTACCGCCGTGATCGCGTACCGCTGCTCGCGATCGTCGGTGAACAGACGCTGGGGATAGGTGCCGGAGGCATCGAGCGTGGTGCGCAGACCGTGCGCGGCCAGTGCGCGGACGATCGGGTCGTACGACACGGTCCGCAGCACGAACGCGCTGACCCACACCGGCCTTCGCGCACCGTCCAGCAGTGCCATGAACGTCCGGGCGGTGACGTAGCTGCCGCCGCCCGTCAGCGTCAGGAGGCCGACCTCGGCGAGCGCGCGCCGCAGGCGAGGGCCCGGTGGGCCCTGTTCCAGGTCGTCGGTGAAGGCGGCGTCCAGGAGCCCCACCTCGAGCGCGTACCGCACGGCGGGGGCCGAGACGTCCAGGCCGAACACCGGCACCGCGCCGGGCCGGCGCCGCTCGGCGTAGAACTCCTTGTCCTTCGCCGCGAGTTGTGCCGTCGACAGCTCACGGCAGGCAGGGGAGGTGTACCGCTCGTACATCTCCGCCAGCGTCACGTCATGGTTGAGCAGAGCCGCGTTGATCCCGTACGAGCAGCACACGTCCAGCACGGCCGGCGCGTGGGGGTGGCCGTCGTCGAGTGCGGAGCGTTCGGCGGCGGCCTGCCGGAAGAACGGCTGAGCACGGTGCGGGATCTCGTACTCGAGCGGGGCCAGCCGCCTGAAGTACGTGCGGGGGTCCGGTCGGTCGTAGATGTCGTCGAACCGCGCCTTGCCCCCCGCCCCGCCCTCGGCGCCGTCGGAACCCGGCCCGGCCATGCCCCTCCCCTCCTCACTCCTCCTCGCAGAACACATCGCCACCTCCATCATCTCTCGCCTCCCGCGTCCCGGGATGTCTATCACCGACCGCAGCACTGCCCGCGCGGCATGCCCGGTGTCGCGCGGTGTTGCACCAGGCCGGAGCATGGAGGAGGAGGCACCGGCGCGCTCGCCGCCCCGCACGGGCGGTGGTCCCGGGGCGCACCGGGCCGGGGCGGAGGCAGCGATGGAATTGGTCGAAGAACGTT comes from Streptomyces sp. FXJ1.172 and encodes:
- a CDS encoding VOC family protein; this translates as MSASVHASLLAQPPRRGSGPLRPADRALRVLIFYRDVLGLPVLAQWRGHQGYDGIVLGLPGTPVHMELLQHGAPPRIPDPHPENQLVLYLRGPEAVAVVARRLTEHGHSPVPSANPYWPQHGAVLFEDPDGWLVVLAPWVFGEEPPPAG
- the grpE gene encoding nucleotide exchange factor GrpE; protein product: MDKGRVRTRDPAQLQRLLEERTADLQRVKAEYDNYRKRVRRDRIAVREIAVTNVLRALLPVLDSVDRACVHEPVTTGLKDIADTLRTQVGALGLEAFGKEGDPFDPACHDAVTHHISPGADQLICTKILRPGYRLGPGLLRPAHVEVTGPPPPALNPLGRDRPRSGGASGSGCPGLTRAGHGDRRG
- the dnaK gene encoding molecular chaperone DnaK, with translation MARPVGIDLGTTNSVVSVLEGGEPTVVTNAEGARTTPSVVAFAKNGEVLVGEVAKRQAVTNVDRTARSVKRYMGHHSWHFPQHGDVDGKRYTAQEISARVLQKLKRDAEAHLGEDVTDAVVTVPAYFDDAQRQATKEAGEIAGLNVLRIINEPTAAALAYGLDKENDQTVLVFDLGGGTFDVSLLEIGEGVIEVKATNGDTHLGGDDWDQRVVDHLVTTFKNNYGIDLAKDKMAVQRLREAAERAKVELSSSTETNINLPYITASPEGPLHLDEKLSRAQFQQLTSDLLDRCKAPFHNAVKDAGIKVSDIDHVILVGGSTRMPAVTDLVRQLTGKDPHKGVNPDEVVAVGASLQAGVLKGEVKDILLLDVTPLSLGIETKGGIMTKLIERNTTIPTRRSEIFTTAEDNQPSVSVQVYQGEREIAAYNKKLGMFELTGIAPAPRGVPQIEVAFDIDANGIMHVSAKDLGTGKEQKMTVTGGSALPKDDIDRMVREAEQHAEEDRRRREDAETRNQAEQLVYSTEKLIRDNPEKIPADAKTETESALTELKEKLKGEDTAAIRQAMERAAEAAQKIGTAMYERSRTEGQAASGAGPSSGASAAASSDEEVVDAEIVDDDKPEAG